A portion of the Candidatus Binataceae bacterium genome contains these proteins:
- the meaB gene encoding methylmalonyl Co-A mutase-associated GTPase MeaB, which yields MSARAPETSRHSTTRPVNSRLEQRLEQFANHDRNALARLITLVENRAPETSAIIERIYPLSGHAQVIGITGPPGAGKSTLVNRLIVKYRALGKRVAVLAIDPSSPFSGGAVLGDRVRMTDHYKDSSVYIRSLSSRGSHGGLSRAAREIVKLLDAFGHDVIVIETVGVGQTELSVMDLADTTVVVTVPEGGDSVQVMKAGLNEIADVFVVNKADREGADRIKAELELNVHLRPAGTEWRPPVIMTQAAADKGIDLLVSAIDKHRQYLAEHVDGEREAERRRREFVEIFTAELDERAGRALKDGRAPEIMKEVGAGRVNPYSAMHHLLGDPEAIRALLSAGNDGED from the coding sequence ATGTCTGCGCGCGCTCCAGAAACCTCCCGACATTCGACGACTCGCCCAGTCAATTCCCGGCTGGAACAGCGCCTGGAGCAATTCGCCAATCACGATCGCAACGCGCTGGCCCGGCTGATCACGCTGGTAGAAAACCGCGCACCGGAAACCAGCGCGATCATCGAACGAATCTACCCCTTATCCGGCCACGCCCAGGTCATCGGGATCACCGGGCCTCCGGGCGCGGGCAAATCGACGCTGGTCAACCGGCTGATCGTCAAGTACCGTGCGCTCGGAAAACGAGTCGCGGTCCTGGCGATCGATCCATCGAGTCCGTTTTCAGGCGGCGCGGTGCTCGGCGACCGGGTGCGGATGACAGATCACTATAAGGATTCCTCCGTCTATATCCGGAGCCTCTCGTCGCGCGGCAGCCATGGCGGACTGAGCCGCGCCGCGCGTGAGATCGTGAAACTGCTCGATGCGTTCGGTCACGATGTAATCGTGATCGAAACGGTCGGCGTTGGGCAGACCGAGCTGTCGGTCATGGACCTGGCAGATACCACCGTGGTGGTGACGGTACCAGAAGGCGGAGACTCGGTGCAGGTGATGAAGGCCGGACTCAATGAGATCGCCGACGTGTTCGTGGTCAACAAGGCCGACCGCGAAGGCGCGGATCGAATCAAGGCGGAGCTCGAGCTGAACGTGCATCTGCGACCGGCCGGCACGGAATGGCGCCCCCCAGTGATCATGACGCAGGCCGCCGCTGACAAAGGGATCGATTTGCTGGTGAGCGCGATAGACAAACATCGTCAGTATCTAGCCGAACATGTTGATGGGGAACGCGAAGCCGAGCGGCGGCGGCGGGAGTTCGTGGAAATTTTCACCGCAGAGCTGGACGAACGCGCCGGACGCGCGCTCAAAGACGGCCGAGCTCCGGAGATCATGAAGGAAGTGGGAGCGGGACGGGTCAATCCGTACAGCGCCATGCATCATCTGCTGGGCGATCCCGAAGCCATCCGCGCGCTTCTATCCGCCGGGAATGACGGCGAGGATTGA
- a CDS encoding metallophosphoesterase family protein — translation MSDKRHKSSGRLYAIGDIHGCVDELESILNAIAPKDGDTVVFVGDYVDRGPASCDVIELALDLERTKAETVFLKGNHEDMMLSFLGLPGHYGESFLFNGGVTTMESYGLKEDDLPHAIHHIPPRHVDFYKRLSVNYLRPPYLFVHAGISPLLQLEEQQTEDMLWIRQEFIFNPHRIDATVVFGHTPMRGVMIDLPYKLGIDTGLVYGGKLTCVEFTEGALYQVDRGSRQVKSRAIPLR, via the coding sequence GTGTCTGACAAGCGACATAAATCTTCGGGCCGGCTGTATGCGATCGGCGATATTCACGGATGCGTCGACGAACTGGAATCGATCCTCAACGCGATCGCGCCGAAGGACGGGGATACGGTGGTATTCGTCGGTGATTACGTGGATCGCGGGCCGGCCTCCTGTGACGTGATCGAGCTTGCGCTCGACCTCGAGAGAACCAAAGCCGAGACGGTGTTCCTGAAGGGGAATCACGAAGACATGATGCTTTCGTTCCTGGGATTGCCGGGTCACTACGGTGAGTCGTTTCTGTTCAACGGCGGCGTGACGACAATGGAAAGCTACGGTCTCAAGGAAGACGATCTGCCCCACGCGATCCACCACATTCCGCCGCGCCATGTGGATTTCTACAAACGGCTCAGCGTCAACTACCTGCGTCCGCCGTATTTGTTCGTACACGCGGGTATCTCGCCGCTGCTGCAACTCGAAGAACAGCAGACCGAGGACATGCTCTGGATCAGGCAGGAATTCATCTTCAATCCGCACCGAATCGACGCCACGGTCGTGTTTGGGCACACGCCGATGCGGGGGGTGATGATCGATCTTCCGTACAAGCTTGGAATCGATACGGGTCTGGTTTATGGCGGCAAGCTGACCTGCGTGGAGTTCACCGAAGGGGCGCTCTATCAGGTCGACCGCGGCAGCCGCCAGGTGAAATCGCGTGCGATTCCGCTGCGCTGA